Proteins encoded by one window of Alkalinema sp. FACHB-956:
- a CDS encoding bestrophin family ion channel codes for MQKHFQGFNGLLHLRGSFFPIVLPRVVIFGIFGSYVGWLFQREGSIDLTLLGLLTENVVCNLVLGLLLVFRTNTAYDRFWEGRKAWGDLVTNIRNLVRLLRTNLISLEGDAKAERDRILQSLSIFIVCTKLYLQKGELDALQSASQRKLGLDHLQVDPSTIVKLKAAQNPPLEILLWVSIYLQKTCEQGHLDSSQRSEMNALVNQLVEALTVCERIQATPMPSAYILCLKLLTLLYCLLLPFALVEKLGVWTGLVTAVISFVLLCVEAIGAEIEDPFGNDVNDLPLNEICQSIVNMVNDAIVTRPYKVQTAAQTVPNLQALPNAQTSPNAQAFPKASNDLPTRNLSSTDLPMTGLPMTDLSSTPDPSPQGRSTPKLTKPFIQSNSQSNSQSNSHSSPTYPIQPTIQPDLPAL; via the coding sequence GTGCAAAAACATTTCCAGGGGTTCAATGGGTTACTGCACCTACGTGGTTCCTTTTTCCCGATCGTCCTGCCGCGAGTGGTCATCTTCGGAATTTTTGGGAGTTATGTCGGTTGGCTATTCCAACGTGAAGGATCGATCGACCTCACCCTCCTGGGCCTCTTAACGGAAAATGTCGTTTGCAACTTGGTTTTGGGGTTGTTACTGGTTTTTCGAACCAATACAGCCTACGATCGTTTTTGGGAAGGCCGCAAAGCCTGGGGCGATTTAGTGACCAATATCCGCAATTTAGTGCGCCTGCTCCGAACCAACCTCATTAGCCTAGAAGGTGACGCCAAAGCTGAGCGCGATCGTATTCTGCAATCCCTCAGCATTTTCATTGTCTGCACGAAACTCTATCTGCAAAAAGGGGAACTGGATGCCCTGCAATCTGCGTCCCAGCGCAAGTTAGGACTAGACCATTTGCAAGTTGACCCCAGCACGATCGTTAAATTAAAAGCAGCCCAAAATCCCCCTTTAGAAATTCTGTTATGGGTCAGCATTTATCTGCAAAAAACCTGTGAGCAAGGCCATCTTGACAGTAGCCAACGCAGTGAAATGAACGCATTAGTCAATCAATTGGTTGAAGCTTTAACGGTTTGCGAACGCATTCAAGCGACACCAATGCCTTCGGCTTATATTTTGTGTCTAAAATTGTTGACGTTACTGTATTGCTTACTACTTCCCTTTGCGTTGGTTGAGAAGCTGGGGGTATGGACAGGACTGGTCACGGCAGTGATTAGTTTTGTTTTGCTCTGTGTGGAGGCGATCGGAGCGGAAATTGAAGATCCCTTTGGCAATGACGTGAATGATTTACCCTTAAATGAGATTTGTCAGTCGATCGTGAATATGGTCAATGACGCGATCGTCACGCGCCCCTACAAAGTACAGACTGCTGCGCAAACAGTCCCAAATCTGCAAGCATTACCCAATGCGCAAACATCACCCAATGCGCAAGCATTCCCTAAAGCATCTAATGATTTACCCACCAGAAATTTATCCAGCACAGATTTACCCATGACAGGTTTGCCCATGACAGATTTATCCAGCACGCCAGATCCCTCTCCACAGGGACGATCGACTCCCAAGCTCACTAAACCCTTTATTCAATCCAATAGTCAATCCAATAGTCAATCCAATAGCCACTCCAGCCCCACCTACCCTATTCAGCCCACCATTCAACCTGACTTGCCCGCCCTGTAG
- a CDS encoding PAS domain S-box protein, with amino-acid sequence MDPIVEVAGYDLGELLYESARTWVYRAVRTTDRRSVIIKLLRTPYPTVLELIQFRNQFHCARSIQSPHVVQPYALEPWQNGFALIMEDFGGVSLPTYLDRRQRVHTALESSPETIARLPRSASPRSATVPLTEFFPIAQQIVDILQLLGQHNLVHKDIKPSNFLIHPKTQFIKITDFSVASWLPSDSPMLMPPQRLEGTLAYLSPEQTGRMNRGMDYRSDFYAVGITWFELLTGQLPFQAEDALEWVHCHIAQQPPLAHECNSIVPPMLSAIINKLLAKDPDDRYQSVLGLRHDLEVCQEAWYTQSAIPPFPLASQDRCDRFRIPDKLYGRDAEVAELLDAFDRIAGANPLAETSTTNSQSTPSQSTPSQPAPSPCDRSELILVTGVSGVGKTAVVNEVYRSIVVQRRGYCIQGKFDQSQRDNPFSAFVQALQNLVQQVLCESEQQLRHWRSQLLAALGKDSQVILEIIPELEQILGPQPPAVELSGSAVQNRFYRLFQKFIQVFANQDHPLVIFLDDLQWADRASLRMMHYLLESQLESQASLLLIGAYREDEVPSTHPLRLTLEAIEQAGVRVRTLFLPALTLSALRCLISDTFSCYPGSLAALTQLVYQQTQGNPFFTKQLLFALYKDGFIIFNPVRGEWQWDLAQISEWMLTDDIVQLMIGQIHKLPQQTQDSLKLAACLGNQFTLDTLSLILNQSDHETADRLWPALQAGLITATSDIYQLHHVKADDRLILLSQTCDIETDLPVRSTYQFIHDRIQQAAYELIPESDQSSVHNYIGQLLLQKLSLVEQAERLFEIVQHLNAGSVNVSSVNASSVAMTALDLASPELLEITPLMLSQLNWQAGEKAKNTTAYAAAIEYFTHGIHHLPTNAWQQHYDLALALHRDRVEVAYLNTDYAQIEPWSAVVLSHARDVLDTIPVQITRIITARAQRQFQTALQIGRQVLQGLGIALPESPQPSDIATAAQQTWHHWRDRAQQLLSNPTVANAPVVTTEPSPLNLVSLPAMTDRTCLAAMQILTNLVSAAYMAEPELFPFLVFKQVELSIGHGHCPVSAMAYTDYAAFLCGSNSDIEIAYEFSQLALHLLEQLPANLFKSRAYFVISGFIHHWKDDLHTILPRFLEGYHSGWETGDWECVALNASSYCQHAYFSGQELPQLAEEMQLYEQIMTQMKQAAPLTFHRIYWQTVLNLLEQSGQASSGLESNSGLDVQVLQSEDHGQCLPYHLQGSVFDAAQMIPNLQAANDRTGLAHTHFNQTVLCYLFGQYEAAAQYAALTEQHLDALVAQIQVVLYHFYDALIHLANYRSSIQKLSALESTSNAPQQLTLQELALQELALTLERVALHQEKLQAWSHCAPNNHQHRWELVEAERQAVLGNHLAAMDFYDRAIASAKQNRFIQDEALANERAAEFYLAWGKPKIAQVYLTDAYYAYARWGATAKINHLEQHYAHLLIPLRRNLGNASHDSVSNLQTTLLLGQALDFSSIIKASQILAGEVVLDQLLTKLMQVVLENAGATRGVMILQEERDWTIAAMVDHPLTQVIRPPKVPLESRSDLPLPLIHYVINCQEPIVLDEVRITSWFATDPYWQTHPVCSVLAMPILGQGKLMGILYLENEVTPAAFSHGRVDWLKILCTQAAIALENAQLYQQLEAYSQSLEQRVQERTDALHQSERRYATLTEHSPVGIFRADAQGNSLYHNPKWLEMAGQSSADSTGANWEEAIHPLDRERVIREWCTAVQNQQGFFSEYRLQKPDGTVTWVVGQAVSEQDDQGQVLGYVGTVTDISRRKASEQRYAALTEAVPVGLFRLDHRGRCVYINNRWCELTQQAPESALGQGWLQTIHPDDRPWVLTAWRQAYTEQGGYYQGEGRCLLPDGRVSWFYCQITPEIDTVGHPIGYLGAITDITALKETEANLKRAETEANIREQQVISLLNNIPHIAWLKDLESRFLAVNQPFAQACGYTPEELVGMRDQDIWPADLAAGYVQDDREVMQSRQQKRVEERLITVDGTEQWIETIKTPIVADGNAVIGTAGIAMNITDRKKAEQALANLNQELEQRVQRRTEEFQQQTHLLQTILNSMGDGVVVANAAGEIILHNPAVEQITGLQGLHSQTEEWQSLWGIYLPDGSPCSIDQIPLAQAIQGHAVDQAELLLQNAVRSEGLHVEVTARPLTDAAGTVIGGVAVFRDVTVRKQMEEVLRQTNLDLERRVEERTAELRQAMESAEAANRTKSTFLANMSHELRTPLNAILGFSQLLAQDPHLNSNHQEQLSIINRSGEHLLGLINDILEMSKIEAGRSVFHPNPFDLPAFLESLIQMFQLKANHKGLRLTWEHPEPIPQYIQTDENKLRQVLINLLSNAIKFTDRGQIRLRVKSCEFSTQDGSIALTTFHWIDPQQAAYLICEVEDTGMGIAPEELNLLFEPFVQSSTQPRLQEGTGLGLPISREFVRLMGGDLTVESRVGQGSCFRFHLPIEAVATDRIPAPVFTQRPIGLAPEQPTYRILVVEDHAANRKLMLSLLQPLGFQVREAINGQEAVELWELWQPHLIWMDIRMPVMDGYEATQQIRQRERLLPDRPPSDIASRRALPAVTPSLPTKIIALTAGAFEEERMKTLAMGCDDFVPKPLQDRLILDKLVEHLGVRYLFAESPPHPPAAPEVTAAPSVEDALVGLRAMPIDWVMQLRQATIEVHVERLLELIQEIPAPLSDLHRLIANKIQSFDFEHILNLIAQEYPHIIP; translated from the coding sequence ATGGATCCGATCGTTGAAGTTGCAGGCTATGACCTGGGGGAACTGCTTTACGAGAGCGCCCGTACGTGGGTGTATCGAGCCGTTCGTACCACCGATCGACGATCTGTGATTATCAAGTTGCTGCGAACCCCCTATCCGACGGTCCTAGAGCTGATTCAATTTCGCAATCAATTTCATTGTGCGCGATCGATCCAGTCTCCCCATGTGGTTCAGCCCTATGCGCTGGAACCTTGGCAGAATGGGTTTGCCCTGATTATGGAAGATTTTGGTGGGGTTTCTCTGCCGACCTATCTCGATCGTCGCCAGCGTGTTCATACTGCCTTGGAGTCTTCCCCGGAGACGATCGCTCGATTGCCCCGATCGGCATCACCCCGATCAGCTACAGTGCCCTTGACAGAATTTTTCCCGATCGCCCAACAAATTGTGGATATCCTACAACTGTTGGGTCAACATAATCTGGTTCATAAAGATATTAAACCCAGTAATTTCTTAATTCATCCCAAGACCCAATTCATCAAAATAACCGACTTTAGTGTCGCCTCCTGGCTGCCTAGCGACTCTCCCATGCTGATGCCTCCGCAGCGCCTAGAAGGAACGCTGGCTTACCTGTCGCCAGAACAAACAGGCCGCATGAATCGGGGCATGGATTATCGCAGTGATTTCTATGCGGTTGGCATTACCTGGTTTGAACTGTTGACAGGGCAATTGCCCTTCCAAGCGGAGGATGCTCTGGAATGGGTGCATTGCCACATTGCACAACAGCCGCCCCTGGCCCATGAGTGCAACTCGATCGTTCCACCCATGCTGTCTGCCATCATCAACAAACTGCTGGCGAAAGATCCCGACGATCGCTATCAGAGTGTGTTGGGCTTAAGGCACGACTTAGAAGTTTGCCAGGAAGCTTGGTACACCCAAAGCGCAATTCCTCCCTTTCCCCTAGCCAGCCAAGATCGATGCGATCGCTTCCGCATACCAGACAAGCTCTACGGGCGCGACGCTGAAGTGGCAGAACTGCTAGATGCCTTTGACCGAATTGCGGGTGCTAATCCACTGGCAGAAACGTCTACTACAAATTCTCAGTCAACGCCTTCTCAGTCAACGCCTTCTCAGCCAGCCCCTTCTCCGTGCGATCGTAGCGAACTGATTTTAGTAACCGGCGTTTCCGGCGTTGGTAAAACAGCGGTCGTTAACGAAGTCTATCGATCCATTGTCGTGCAACGTCGAGGATATTGTATTCAAGGCAAGTTTGACCAATCCCAACGGGACAACCCATTCTCGGCCTTTGTCCAAGCGTTACAGAATCTCGTCCAGCAAGTGTTGTGCGAATCAGAACAGCAACTCCGCCACTGGCGATCTCAACTGTTAGCAGCCCTAGGCAAAGATAGTCAGGTCATTCTGGAAATCATTCCAGAGTTAGAACAAATCCTTGGCCCCCAACCCCCCGCAGTGGAACTCTCTGGAAGTGCTGTACAAAACCGCTTCTATCGTTTATTCCAGAAATTCATTCAAGTTTTTGCCAATCAAGATCATCCTTTAGTGATCTTTCTGGACGATTTGCAATGGGCCGATCGGGCATCCCTGCGAATGATGCATTACTTGTTGGAAAGCCAATTGGAAAGCCAAGCATCGTTGTTACTGATTGGTGCCTACCGTGAAGATGAAGTCCCATCCACCCATCCCTTGAGGCTCACCCTAGAGGCCATTGAGCAAGCCGGAGTACGAGTACGAACCTTATTTCTCCCAGCCCTGACTCTATCAGCACTTCGTTGTTTAATCTCCGATACGTTTAGCTGTTATCCCGGCAGTTTGGCCGCTTTAACTCAGTTGGTTTACCAACAAACCCAGGGCAATCCATTCTTCACGAAGCAACTTCTATTTGCGTTGTACAAAGATGGATTCATTATTTTTAATCCTGTACGGGGGGAATGGCAGTGGGATTTGGCCCAAATTTCGGAATGGATGCTGACCGATGATATTGTGCAATTAATGATTGGGCAAATTCACAAACTCCCCCAACAGACCCAAGATAGTTTGAAACTAGCGGCTTGTTTGGGGAATCAATTTACATTAGACACCTTGAGCCTGATCTTAAATCAGTCGGATCATGAGACCGCCGATCGTCTCTGGCCTGCGCTACAGGCGGGTTTAATAACAGCAACCAGTGACATTTATCAGCTCCACCATGTCAAGGCGGACGATCGATTGATTCTCTTGTCACAAACTTGTGATATTGAGACAGATCTACCCGTTCGATCGACCTATCAATTTATCCACGATCGCATTCAACAAGCAGCCTATGAACTGATTCCGGAAAGCGATCAATCCAGCGTTCACAACTACATTGGACAATTATTGCTGCAAAAATTATCCCTGGTTGAACAAGCCGAACGCTTGTTTGAAATTGTCCAGCATTTGAATGCAGGATCTGTCAATGTAAGCTCTGTCAATGCAAGCTCGGTAGCCATGACTGCGCTTGACCTCGCTTCCCCAGAATTACTGGAAATCACACCTTTGATGCTGTCCCAATTGAATTGGCAGGCCGGTGAAAAAGCAAAAAATACAACAGCCTATGCCGCTGCGATCGAATACTTTACCCATGGAATTCACCATTTGCCAACGAATGCTTGGCAGCAGCACTATGATTTAGCATTAGCGCTGCATCGCGATCGGGTGGAAGTCGCCTATCTCAACACTGATTATGCTCAAATTGAGCCCTGGAGTGCAGTCGTTCTGTCCCATGCACGAGATGTCTTGGATACCATCCCTGTGCAAATCACGCGAATCATTACTGCACGGGCCCAGCGTCAGTTTCAAACTGCTTTGCAAATTGGCCGACAAGTTTTGCAAGGCTTGGGGATTGCGTTACCCGAATCTCCCCAACCCTCCGACATTGCAACCGCTGCTCAGCAAACTTGGCACCACTGGCGCGATCGAGCCCAGCAATTGTTGTCAAATCCTACGGTTGCCAATGCCCCCGTGGTGACCACAGAGCCTTCTCCCCTCAATCTGGTGAGTTTGCCTGCAATGACCGATCGTACTTGCTTGGCAGCAATGCAGATTCTGACGAACTTGGTTTCAGCGGCTTATATGGCTGAACCCGAATTATTTCCCTTTCTTGTTTTTAAGCAGGTGGAATTGTCGATCGGACATGGCCATTGTCCAGTTTCTGCGATGGCTTACACTGATTACGCTGCTTTTCTTTGCGGATCTAACAGTGATATTGAAATCGCCTATGAATTTAGCCAATTGGCATTGCATTTACTAGAACAGTTGCCAGCAAACCTCTTCAAAAGTAGAGCCTATTTTGTTATTTCGGGCTTCATCCATCACTGGAAAGATGATCTCCATACTATCCTCCCCCGATTTTTAGAAGGCTACCACAGTGGTTGGGAAACAGGGGATTGGGAATGTGTTGCACTCAATGCATCCAGCTATTGCCAACACGCTTATTTTAGTGGCCAAGAATTGCCTCAACTGGCAGAGGAAATGCAGCTTTACGAGCAAATTATGACTCAGATGAAGCAAGCTGCCCCCTTAACCTTTCATCGCATTTACTGGCAAACCGTCCTGAATTTATTAGAGCAGTCTGGGCAAGCATCCTCGGGGCTGGAATCAAACTCTGGACTGGACGTGCAGGTATTACAATCCGAAGACCATGGTCAGTGTCTTCCCTATCATTTGCAAGGATCAGTCTTTGACGCCGCCCAAATGATTCCTAACCTTCAGGCGGCCAACGATCGTACGGGGTTAGCCCATACTCATTTCAACCAAACGGTTTTATGTTACCTGTTTGGTCAATACGAAGCAGCAGCCCAGTATGCGGCCCTCACGGAACAACATCTGGATGCGCTTGTTGCACAAATTCAAGTCGTTCTTTATCACTTTTATGATGCTTTAATTCATCTTGCCAATTATCGCAGTTCCATTCAAAAACTATCGGCGCTTGAATCGACATCCAATGCCCCTCAGCAATTGACTCTTCAGGAATTGGCCCTTCAGGAATTGGCCCTGACCTTAGAGCGGGTTGCATTGCATCAAGAAAAATTACAGGCTTGGTCTCACTGTGCACCGAACAATCATCAACATCGCTGGGAATTGGTCGAAGCTGAGCGCCAAGCGGTTTTGGGCAATCATCTTGCGGCAATGGACTTTTACGATCGGGCGATCGCGAGTGCCAAACAAAATCGTTTTATTCAAGACGAAGCCCTTGCCAACGAACGGGCCGCCGAATTTTATCTAGCGTGGGGCAAACCGAAAATTGCGCAAGTCTACCTGACGGATGCCTACTATGCCTATGCCCGTTGGGGGGCAACCGCCAAAATTAATCACTTAGAACAGCACTACGCCCACCTGCTCATTCCCCTCCGTCGCAATTTAGGAAACGCTAGTCACGACAGTGTCTCCAATCTCCAGACAACCCTACTCCTGGGACAGGCCCTCGATTTTTCATCCATCATCAAAGCCTCCCAAATTTTGGCAGGGGAAGTGGTTCTTGATCAATTGCTGACCAAATTAATGCAGGTTGTTTTGGAAAATGCTGGCGCAACCCGTGGCGTGATGATTCTACAGGAAGAGCGTGACTGGACGATCGCCGCCATGGTAGATCATCCGCTGACTCAGGTGATTCGTCCCCCCAAAGTTCCCCTAGAATCCCGATCGGATTTGCCCCTGCCCCTGATTCACTATGTCATTAACTGCCAAGAACCGATCGTGTTAGATGAGGTTCGGATTACTTCTTGGTTTGCCACCGATCCCTATTGGCAAACCCATCCGGTCTGTTCGGTGCTGGCAATGCCGATTTTGGGTCAGGGGAAATTGATGGGGATTTTGTATTTAGAAAATGAGGTGACCCCCGCCGCCTTTAGTCATGGGCGGGTGGATTGGTTGAAAATTCTCTGTACCCAAGCGGCGATCGCCTTAGAAAATGCTCAACTATATCAACAACTGGAAGCCTACTCCCAAAGCCTAGAACAACGGGTACAAGAACGCACAGACGCTTTACACCAAAGCGAACGCCGTTATGCAACCTTGACGGAACATTCGCCGGTGGGCATTTTTCGGGCGGATGCCCAAGGAAACAGCCTTTACCACAATCCTAAATGGCTAGAAATGGCGGGCCAATCTTCAGCCGATTCCACGGGTGCCAACTGGGAAGAGGCCATTCATCCCCTCGATCGCGAACGGGTGATTCGGGAATGGTGTACTGCGGTTCAAAATCAGCAAGGGTTTTTCAGTGAATATCGCTTGCAAAAACCGGATGGTACCGTGACTTGGGTGGTTGGCCAAGCCGTATCCGAACAGGATGATCAGGGACAAGTCCTGGGTTACGTTGGCACTGTCACGGATATTAGCCGACGGAAGGCCAGTGAGCAGCGCTATGCTGCCTTGACGGAAGCCGTTCCCGTGGGCTTGTTTCGCTTGGATCACAGGGGGCGGTGTGTATACATCAATAATCGCTGGTGTGAACTGACCCAGCAAGCCCCAGAAAGTGCCCTAGGTCAGGGGTGGCTCCAAACAATCCACCCGGACGATCGTCCATGGGTTTTAACAGCCTGGAGGCAGGCTTATACTGAGCAGGGCGGTTATTACCAGGGCGAAGGCCGTTGCTTGTTGCCCGATGGCCGAGTCTCGTGGTTTTACTGTCAAATTACCCCGGAAATTGACACTGTAGGGCATCCCATTGGGTATTTAGGGGCGATTACGGACATTACTGCCTTAAAAGAAACGGAAGCGAATCTCAAACGGGCTGAAACCGAAGCCAATATTCGGGAACAACAGGTTATTTCACTGCTGAATAATATTCCCCACATTGCCTGGTTAAAGGATCTGGAAAGTCGTTTTCTGGCGGTCAATCAACCCTTTGCTCAAGCCTGTGGATATACCCCGGAAGAATTAGTGGGTATGCGAGATCAAGACATTTGGCCCGCTGATCTAGCGGCTGGGTATGTTCAAGATGACCGGGAGGTCATGCAATCTCGGCAACAAAAGCGGGTGGAAGAACGGCTGATCACGGTTGATGGTACAGAACAGTGGATTGAAACCATCAAAACCCCGATCGTGGCCGATGGAAATGCGGTGATCGGTACTGCGGGAATCGCCATGAATATTACCGATCGTAAAAAAGCTGAACAAGCCCTAGCGAATCTCAACCAAGAATTAGAACAACGAGTGCAACGACGGACCGAAGAATTCCAGCAACAAACTCACTTGTTGCAAACCATTTTGAACAGCATGGGGGATGGCGTTGTTGTTGCGAATGCCGCTGGAGAAATCATTCTCCATAACCCTGCGGTGGAACAAATTACTGGCCTTCAGGGGTTACATTCTCAAACGGAAGAATGGCAAAGTCTGTGGGGCATTTACTTGCCCGATGGCAGCCCCTGTTCGATCGATCAGATTCCCCTAGCCCAAGCCATTCAAGGCCATGCAGTGGATCAGGCGGAACTGCTTCTCCAGAATGCTGTCCGCTCCGAGGGGCTCCATGTTGAAGTGACCGCTCGACCGTTGACCGATGCCGCAGGGACGGTGATTGGTGGCGTTGCGGTGTTTCGGGATGTGACCGTGCGCAAACAGATGGAAGAAGTGCTGCGCCAAACGAACCTGGATCTAGAGCGTCGTGTGGAAGAACGGACGGCGGAACTCCGACAGGCAATGGAGTCAGCGGAAGCGGCTAACCGAACTAAAAGCACCTTTTTGGCCAACATGAGCCATGAACTCCGAACGCCCCTCAATGCCATTTTAGGATTTAGTCAATTACTGGCCCAAGACCCCCATTTGAATTCTAATCACCAGGAACAGCTCTCAATCATCAACCGCAGTGGCGAGCATTTACTCGGACTGATTAACGACATTTTGGAAATGTCCAAAATTGAAGCGGGACGCAGCGTTTTCCATCCCAATCCGTTTGATCTCCCAGCTTTTTTAGAGAGTCTTATTCAAATGTTTCAGCTCAAAGCAAACCATAAAGGACTGCGATTAACTTGGGAGCATCCAGAACCCATCCCGCAATATATCCAAACCGATGAAAATAAGCTACGTCAAGTTCTGATTAATTTGCTCAGCAATGCCATTAAGTTTACCGATCGCGGACAGATTCGCCTGCGAGTCAAGAGTTGTGAGTTCTCGACCCAAGATGGATCGATCGCTCTGACAACCTTCCACTGGATCGATCCACAGCAGGCGGCTTACCTCATCTGTGAGGTGGAAGATACGGGGATGGGCATCGCACCGGAGGAACTCAATCTTCTGTTCGAACCCTTTGTCCAATCTTCGACCCAACCTCGGCTCCAGGAAGGTACTGGCCTAGGCTTACCCATTAGTCGCGAATTTGTCCGGTTGATGGGCGGCGATCTCACCGTTGAGAGTCGCGTGGGACAAGGATCCTGTTTTCGCTTCCATTTACCGATCGAGGCTGTGGCGACGGATCGAATCCCCGCGCCCGTTTTCACGCAACGTCCGATCGGGTTAGCTCCAGAACAACCGACCTACCGCATTCTGGTTGTGGAAGATCATGCTGCCAACCGCAAGCTAATGCTCTCACTGTTACAACCCTTGGGCTTTCAGGTGCGGGAGGCCATCAATGGTCAGGAAGCCGTGGAATTGTGGGAACTGTGGCAACCCCATCTGATTTGGATGGACATTCGGATGCCCGTGATGGATGGCTATGAAGCCACTCAACAAATTCGGCAACGGGAACGGTTGCTCCCCGATCGGCCCCCAAGTGACATTGCTTCCCGCCGCGCACTGCCCGCCGTGACCCCTTCCCTGCCCACCAAAATTATTGCCTTGACCGCTGGAGCCTTTGAGGAAGAGCGAATGAAAACCTTGGCGATGGGCTGCGATGACTTTGTCCCCAAACCCCTGCAAGACCGTCTGATTCTCGATAAATTAGTGGAGCATTTGGGTGTGCGCTACTTATTTGCCGAAAGCCCACCCCACCCGCCAGCCGCCCCGGAGGTGACGGCGGCCCCTTCCGTTGAGGATGCGCTGGTGGGCCTGCGCGCGATGCCGATCGATTGGGTCATGCAACTGAGACAAGCGACGATCGAAGTCCATGTTGAACGACTGCTTGAGTTAATTCAGGAAATTCCCGCCCCTCTCTCCGACCTTCACCGCTTGATTGCCAATAAGATTCAGTCCTTTGACTTTGAACACATTTTAAATTTGATCGCCCAAGAATATCCCCATATAATCCCCTAA
- a CDS encoding GAF domain-containing SpoIIE family protein phosphatase produces MTAVPLPRQPSPPDPPGNRAAGATPVLALKELVARLNREQHKIQDLLSSLSFALRSFNNLNQFLELIPLMASRVTDSDGGALVLFRANGQVKVERLHCQDNRWAPDIRRALESAARKVTNSIISLPPSEAIVKSPQAIANLDVEISHYLGEEIQIFGASILVKKQERGRLYVFSRDPDYAWTEQRQKLVRLVADQTAVAIENDELTAELRKKERLDRELEIGADIQYRLLPRQCPKIDGVELAALCKTASRVGGDYYDFIPAAPTHPESQDQPDHWSVAIGDVMGKGVPAGLIMTMLRGMLRAEVLNRHSPARILQHLNQVMYADLENSNRFVTLFYSEYDPKTRILSYSNAAHNPPLLWQAATNTLRRLDTLGMLIGLEANTQYQDGQVQLASGDTIIYYTDGFTEAANQSGQQFDEENLAKAFQWACRHYSDPQQILKHLFDAVQGFVGEGKPNADDMTLVVMRITADNSLESGKLEADKPEASSVNSVD; encoded by the coding sequence ATGACTGCTGTGCCCCTGCCAAGACAGCCCTCCCCACCCGACCCTCCCGGCAACCGTGCTGCGGGAGCCACTCCTGTTTTGGCGTTAAAAGAACTGGTTGCTCGGCTGAATCGGGAACAGCATAAAATTCAAGATCTCCTCAGTTCCTTGAGTTTTGCGCTTCGGAGCTTTAATAATCTCAACCAATTCCTGGAACTGATTCCCCTGATGGCCAGTCGGGTGACGGATTCCGACGGGGGAGCCTTGGTGTTATTCCGAGCCAATGGTCAGGTGAAGGTCGAGCGGCTCCATTGCCAAGATAATCGTTGGGCACCGGATATTCGGCGGGCGTTGGAGTCGGCGGCGCGCAAAGTGACGAACTCGATCATCAGCCTGCCCCCCAGTGAAGCGATCGTGAAATCGCCCCAGGCGATCGCGAATTTGGATGTGGAAATTAGCCATTATTTGGGGGAAGAAATTCAGATTTTTGGGGCGTCTATCCTGGTTAAAAAGCAGGAACGGGGGCGGCTGTATGTCTTTAGCCGGGATCCAGACTATGCTTGGACAGAACAGCGGCAAAAGCTCGTGCGATTGGTGGCGGATCAAACGGCAGTCGCGATCGAAAATGATGAACTAACGGCAGAGCTACGCAAAAAAGAGCGGCTCGATCGTGAGTTAGAAATTGGTGCAGATATTCAATACCGCCTATTGCCCCGCCAATGCCCCAAAATTGACGGCGTGGAGCTTGCAGCCCTTTGTAAGACCGCAAGTCGTGTGGGGGGTGACTACTATGACTTTATTCCCGCTGCACCCACCCATCCTGAGAGTCAAGATCAACCCGATCATTGGAGTGTGGCGATCGGGGATGTTATGGGGAAGGGGGTTCCGGCTGGGTTAATCATGACCATGCTGCGGGGCATGCTGCGGGCAGAAGTGCTCAACCGGCACTCGCCGGCCCGAATTTTGCAGCACCTCAACCAAGTCATGTATGCGGATTTGGAGAATTCCAACCGTTTTGTAACCCTGTTTTATTCCGAATACGATCCCAAAACTCGTATCCTCTCCTATAGCAACGCCGCCCATAATCCGCCCTTACTCTGGCAAGCTGCGACCAACACCTTACGCCGCTTAGATACGTTGGGCATGTTGATTGGTCTGGAGGCAAATACTCAGTATCAGGATGGTCAAGTTCAGTTGGCATCGGGAGATACGATTATCTACTACACCGACGGCTTTACAGAGGCCGCTAATCAATCGGGTCAACAGTTTGATGAAGAAAATTTAGCGAAAGCATTTCAGTGGGCTTGTCGCCATTACAGCGACCCACAGCAAATCCTGAAGCATCTCTTTGATGCCGTGCAAGGATTTGTAGGCGAAGGCAAACCCAATGCCGATGATATGACCCTAGTTGTCATGCGGATTACAGCAGATAACTCGTTAGAATCTGGCAAGCTGGAGGCTGATAAGCCAGAAGCATCTTCAGTTAACTCTGTCGATTAA